One region of Osmia lignaria lignaria isolate PbOS001 chromosome 7, iyOsmLign1, whole genome shotgun sequence genomic DNA includes:
- the LOC143305447 gene encoding uncharacterized protein LOC143305447, producing the protein MRTSASRQTVCSFTTITERCDLDLQHGHQTHQFLKTATQEELPTERTSQLTPDDHECEDHFRATHIRDFTGRCVVRIPLKSSPKVLGNSYSTARSCLRRPLSKLSKNHEYREQYPRFMKEYEDLGHMKKASSISPKDSSIYYLPHRGVFKPDSETTKLRVVFNGSSPITIEFSVNDIMHTGANLLLNITDVLLWIWHHRCIFATDITKIYRQVRVHEKDWNLQRMLWINEESKEVPYTLTTVTYGTKAAPFLAVRVLLQLAEDEGQRYPLAVPSIKYARYVDAIFGGADSLNVLIEIASQLTDSCNAGGFHLAKWHSSEAALLETTAISKSSDYVGIRFTSKSHNNLNLTKRLVLSEVAQIFDPFGFLSPVIIRTKVLLQELWLHNLKWDDPLPSQVTSRWNAIREDLTSLARLSIPRWFNTYSNAIVELHGFFGASQLAMAAVI; encoded by the exons ATGAGAACAAGTGCTTCTCGACAAACTGTTTGCAGCTTCACCACCATAACAGAAAGGTGCGACCTTGATTTACAGCATGGCCACCAAACGCATCAATTTCTCAAAACAGCGACGCAAGAAGAGCTTCCAACGGAAAGAACATCTCAACTCACACCTGACGATCACGAGTGTGAAGATCACTTTCGTGCAACGCACATTCGTGATTTTACAGGGCGATGCGTGGTGCGTATTCCTCTCAAATCATCTCCTAAAGTCTTGGGTAATTCTTACAGCACAGCTCGCTCCTGCCTGCGACGCCCGCTCAGCAAGCTCTCAAAAAATCATGAGTACCGTGAACAATACCCACGCTTCATGAAAGAATACGAGGACCTCGGTCACATGAAGAAGGCTTCTTCAATCTCGCCCAAAGACTCTTCAATTTACTATCTTCCACATCGTGGAGTTTTCAAGCCTGACAGCGAAACAACGAAGCTGCGGGTCGTCTTCAATGGCTCGAGTCCAATAACAATTGAATTCTCTGTCAACGACATCATGCACACTGGTGCAAATCTCTTGCTCAACATTACAGACGTTTTGCTGTGGATTTGGCATCACAGATGCATTTTCGCCACAGACATTACTAAAATATACCGTCAAGTTCGAGTCCATGAAAAAGACTGGAATCTCCAAAGGATGCTGTGGATTAATGAGGAATCAAAGGAAGTCCCATACACTCTCACAACGGTTACCTACGGTACCAAGGCTGCACCATTTCTTGCTGTCAGAGTCCTTCTGCAACTTGCAGAGGACGAGGGTCAACGTTATCCACTGGCAGTACCATCAATTAAATACGCCAGGTACGTCGATGCCATATTTGGTGGTGCAGATTCTCTCAACGtattaattgaaattgcttCACAATTAACTGACTCGTGCAACGCAGGTGGTTTCCATCTTGCAAAGTGGCACTCAAGTGAGGCCGCTTTACTCGAG ACGACTGCAATATCAAAATCCTCGGATTACGTTGGAATACGGTTTACTTCCAAATCTCACAACAATCTCAATCTCACCAAACGCCTCGTGTTATCTGAAGTAGCACAGATATTTGATCCATTTGGCTTCTTATCGCCAGTCATAATTCGAACAAAGGTGCTCTTGCAAGAGTTATGGCTACACAATCTCAAATGGGATGATCCACTGCCATCCCAAGTCACATCTCGATGGAACGCGATCAGAGAAGATCTCACAAGTCTGGCCCGACTCTCGATACCTAGGTGGTTCAACACCTACAGCAACGCTATAGTGGAATTACATGGCTTCTTTGGCGCATCTCAGCTCGCCATGGCGGCAGTAATATAA
- the LOC117609722 gene encoding uncharacterized protein LOC117609722, translated as MNIPHNNNQNERSNPWIVKKGGYRPHQETEYDQNPTGYCKGKPLPTERNTNRFPILRMDPDNNEIVGNRIYEFGTLYEEEKDIKNQSYLERYNNRRLIDQLRKRNADELLDELIKLIQEKNLEEKMETFIVKRKYRRVFKPPPEDEDWMARYRENFDFHITDKMRATIQRRDRLER; from the coding sequence ATGAACATACCCCACAACAACAACCAAAATGAGCGATCAAATCCCTGGATAGTTAAAAAAGGAGGCTACAGACCACACCAAGAAACAGAATATGATCAAAATCCAACAGGATACTGTAAAGGCAAACCACTTCCTACAGAGAGAAACACAAATAGATTTCCAATCCTAAGAATGGACCCGGACAACAATGAAATAGTAGGTAACAGGATTTATGAGTTTGGCACACTATACGAGGAAGAGAAAGATATCAAAAATCAAAGCTACCTTGAAAGATACAATAACAGAAGACTGATTGATCAATTGAGAAAGAGAAATGCGGACGAGCTACTGGACGAGTTGATCAAGTTAATACAGGAGAAAAACCTGGAAGAAAAAATGGAAACTTTCATAGTGAAAAGAAAGTACAGAAGAGTTTTCAAGCCACCTCCGGAGGATGAGGACTGGATGGCCAGGTACAGGGAAAACTTCGACTTCCACATAACAGACAAAATGAGGGCTACTATCCAAAGAAGGGACAGATTGGAGAGATAG